In Zygosaccharomyces rouxii strain CBS732 chromosome F complete sequence, a single window of DNA contains:
- the FPR2 gene encoding peptidylprolyl isomerase family protein FPR2 (similar to uniprot|P32472 Saccharomyces cerevisiae YDR519W FPR2 Membrane-bound peptidyl-prolyl cis-trans isomerase (PPIase) binds to the drugs FK506 and rapamycin expression pattern suggests possible involvement in ER protein trafficking), producing the protein MQFVNLFYFLLLGLVTAGSLQDLEIGITKKAPLCTEKAFPGDVVDVHYTGYFRDDGKQFDSSYSRGKPISFTLGSGQVIYGWEQGLVGTCVGEERKIQIPSKYAYGETGIPGVIPPNSDMVFDVKLVSINKDS; encoded by the coding sequence ATGCAGTTCGTCAATTTGTTCTACTTCCTTCTACTAGGATTAGTGACAGCGGGttctttacaagatttaGAGATTGGTATCACCAAAAAAGCACCTCTCTGCACTGAAAAGGCATTCCCTGGTGACGTTGTTGACGTTCATTATACTGGGTACTTTAGAGATGATGGTAAGCAGTTCGATTCTAGTTATTCAAGAGGTAAACCTATTTCCTTTACATTAGGCTCTGGTCAAGTTATCTACGGTTGGGAACAAGGATTGGTTGGTACTTgtgttggtgaagaacGTAAGATTCAAATTCCAAGCAAATACGCCTACGGTGAAACTGGTATTCCAGGAGTCATTCCTCCCAACTCCGATATGGTCTTTGACGTCAAGCTTGTTTCTATAAACAAGGACAGTTAG
- the POF1 gene encoding nicotinamide-nucleotide adenylyltransferase (similar to uniprot|P25576 Saccharomyces cerevisiae YCL047C Hypothetical ORF), with the protein MQFSLANKSCSAIYKSFCDQKLTFQIIHGVEKLTDPKLLLVLDSSFNPPHSAHQNLVDRAVRHYKNQSFHVLLLLSVNNADKAPKPATFDKRMEMMCLMADNLQTKNISTSVGITTSAKFVDKDRIIREHFSSRGLISYLVGFDTIVRILDPKYYLPQSLSEALKEFMASTNFFCLTRNSGPELDKQMRYCSDISQGLYEPTIPRKWGNKIQLEVNDEKYASVCSSNIREAVLNDCTTEDLQDQLPPSILEYIMRQGKNPFV; encoded by the coding sequence ATGCAGTTTTCATTAGCTAACAAATCTTGTTCAGCTATCTATAAATCCTTTTGTGATCAGAAGCTTACTTTCCAGATAATCCATGGTGTGGAAAAGTTGACTGATCCCAAATTGTTACTAGTCCTGGACTCATCATTCAATCCTCCTCACTCAGCCCATCAAAATCTAGTGGATAGGGCTGTTAGACATTATAAGAATCAATCATTTCACGTTTTACTATTGCTTTCGGTGAATAATGCTGATAAGGCTCCCAAACCTGCTACTTTTGACAAAAGAATGGAAATGATGTGCCTTATGGCTGACAATTTACAAACTAAGAACATATCAACTTCCGTGGGGATCACTACTTCTGCCAAATTTGTAGATAAGGATAGGATAATAAGAGAGCATTTTTCATCTCGTGGATTGATATCCTATTTGGTTGGATTCGACACTATCGTCAGAATCCTTGACCCAAAGTATTACCTTCCTCAATCACTATCTGAGGCGTTGAAGGAATTTATGGCAtcaaccaatttcttttgcCTAACAAGAAATTCGGGCCCTGAACTTGATAAGCAGATGAGATACTGTTCAGATATAAGCCAAGGTTTGTATGAACCTACGATACCCCGAAAATGGGGAAACAAGATTCAGCTTGAAGtaaatgatgaaaaatacGCATCTGTATGTTCGTCAAACATCAGAGAGGCTGTCTTGAATGATTGTACAACAGAGGACCTTCAAGACCAGCTACCTCCATCCATATTAGAATATATAATGAGACAAGGAAAGAACCCTTTTGTATAA
- the URC2 gene encoding Urc2p (similar to uniprot|Q04411 Saccharomyces cerevisiae YDR520C Hypothetical ORF): MVGRVVTRSSGLSVEERRSSVVDNTGQIDNSNNHDALESMENKDDRSYERKPRKKRKTFSCALCRKFKTRCDFEPLVGKCHRCNVLQLDCSLTRDREDEIIAAIEESSKSSIKTGTAENPLAEHSSNDGNVVMGGNTVRNPLTRTLNNRLNRLEEGFNNVNSKLDLLVMLLQGNSGVNPLSRMGDEFSDDDSNNTEVPNGSKLVQFPKLKETPLKLIRDLDERLFPTRITSEKDKIAKKSRPFVVARVNFLEFFERHRKLCLDLSKEFLVRSHSWIIPGGIKEIGEEYAYRHVFITSVFTIIAMSFDDNEKYAEEQEVLYPLVERLLTNTLTMFDKLIPHDIEAILYCCMFNVSRKTKRHRQLQFNSLVLSNFAIDSLLSILDFDEIRRRVLELEQYDMEDLYHLRILNSLSACKLEYSICYGNFSPMNDTLKDLNNLTAKFPQAIFGDDIKISEVNLGNIINTLFQDFESFFNSTKRNFLRDHQKDSDDDTEGILVFQEFKFWLKNWEELLSKDEGGVLQLTFDFYHIVICRSFISEYLDQMEDFPLFLSYTLNTMRKHSFALLKSFLKLPPFLIRGAPILTSHQLLYACLALYDYLHWFDHSDRQKVLNICTRVYWHLNNIGEKMNEATDNVGKIIKSLIDSSKYRVGVQQFSLDHGLKEIPTKNVVAGNLANSPGSTHSLISSVESTAAGFTMPDVEQFSTFEDFFQDFFDNLKPNARSIFASSK, translated from the coding sequence ATGGTTGGTAGGGTCGTTACTCGTTCTTCAGGCTTATCTGTAGAAGAAAGACGGTCAAGTGTTGTTGACAACACAGGACAAATAgacaatagtaataatcACGATGCCCTTGAATCTATGGAGAATAAAGACGATAGAAGCTATGAACGGAAACCTAGGAAAAAGCGTAAGACATTCAGTTGTGCACTTTGTCGAAAGTTCAAAACAAGATGTGACTTTGAACCACTAGTGGGTAAATGCCATCGTTGTAACGTTTTACAATTAGATTGTTCACTGACACGAGACAGAGAGGATGAAATTATAGCAGCGATTGAAgaatcttctaaatcttccataAAGACTGGAACCGCTGAAAATCCTCTTGCGGAACATTCTTCCAATGATGGGAATGTAGTTATGGGAGGAAACACAGTAAGAAATCCATTAACAAGGACGTTAAACAATAGATTAAATCGGTTAGAAGAAGGGTTTAACAATGTTAATAGCAAGCTGGATTTGCTAGTAATGTTATTACAGGGGAATTCTGGTGTAAATCCATTAAGTAGAATGGGTGATGAGTttagtgatgatgattctaATAATACTGAAGTACCAAATGGTAGTAAATTGGTccaatttccaaaattgaagGAGACACCTTTAAAATTGATACGCGACTTAGATGAAAGGTTGTTTCCAACGAGGATTACTtctgaaaaggataaaattGCCAAGAAGAGTCGTCCCTTTGTTGTAGCGAGAGTCAActttttagaattttttgaaaggCACAGAAAGCTATGCTTAGACTTATCAAAGGAATTTCTAGTTAGATCACATTCTTGGATTATTCCTGGTGgtattaaagaaattggcGAAGAGTATGCCTATAGGCATGTGTTTATTACAAGTGTTTTCACAATTATAGCGATGAGTTTTGACGATAATGAGAAATATGCAGAGGAACAAGAGGTATTGTATCCGTTGGTAGAAAGACTTTTGACAAATACTTTAACCATGTTTGACAAATTGATACCTCATGATATTGAAGCCATTCTTTATTGTTGTATGTTTAACGTTTCCAGGAAGACAAAGAGACATAGGCAATTACAGTTCAATTCACTTGTTTTGAGTAATTTTGCCATTGATAGTTTACTTTCTATTTTAGATTTCGATGAAATTAGGAGAAGGGTTTTGGAACTGGAACAGTATGATATGGAGGATCTTTATCATTTGAGGATTTTAAACTCTTTGAGCGCTTGCAAATTAGAGTACTCTATCTGCTACggtaatttttcaccaatgaaTGATACTCTTAAGgatttgaataatttaACTGCGAAATTTCCACAAGCTATTTTCGGAGATGATATCAAGATTAGTGAAGTCAATTTGGGCAATATAATTAATACTTTGTTTCAAGATTTCgaatcatttttcaatagtACAAAGAGAAATTTTCTCAGAGATCATCAAAAGgatagtgatgatgatacgGAAGGAATCTTagttttccaagaatttaaGTTTtggttgaaaaattgggagGAATTGTTGTCTAAGGATGAAGGAGGTGTATTACAATTGACATTTGATTTCTACCATATAGTCATCTGTCGATCATTCATTTCGGAATATTTAGACCAAATGGAAGATTTCCCTCTTTTCCTTAGTTATACTTTAAACACCATGAGGAAGCATTCGTTTGCCCTCTTAAAGAGTTTTCTAAAGTTACCGCCTTTTTTGATCAGAGGAGCTCCCATTTTAACATCACATCAACTGCTTTATGCATGCTTAGCACTGTATGACTACTTACATTGGTTTGATCATTCAGATCGACAGAAAGTTCTAAACATTTGTACGAGGGTTTACTGGCATTTAAACAATATTGGAGAGAAGATGAACGAAGCTACAGATAACGTAggtaaaattatcaaatcGTTGATAGATTCCAGCAAATACAGAGTTGGCGTACAACAATTTTCACTGGATCACGGCCTTAAGGAAATACCAACTAAAAATGTTGTAGCTGGAAATTTAGCTAATTCGCCAGGAAGTACACATTCTTTGATCAGTTCTGTGGAAAGTACGGCGGCTGGGTTTACTATGCCAGACGTGGAACAATTCAGTACTTTCGAAgattttttccaagatttcttcGACAATTTAAAGCCGAATGCTCGGAGCATATTTGCATCTTCCAAGTAA
- a CDS encoding uncharacterized protein (similar to uniprot|P25380 Saccharomyces cerevisiae YCL048W SPS22 Protein of unknown function redundant with Sps2p for the organization of the beta-glucan layer of the spore wall and similar to YDR522c uniprot|P08459 Saccharomyces cerevisiae and weakly similar to YBR078w uniprot|P38248 Saccharomyces cerevisiae and weakly similar to YDR055w uniprot|Q12355 Saccharomyces cerevisiae), whose protein sequence is MKYELAFLLPLFVASTFAKLNIQGQQPSVAEEFSAFGGGKGPRLPHNVRPHGNFLNNRRDLSELCRKDHHIIEASGDLHILGIECGNISGSITFSNYEDSVIDFGDLESIGGGLIIEGSSSVVKIQGRKLKKVGGVFFIKNLTSLVAIELPLLKYINAIEWKVVPILTNARLDDHVEGLTSITISDSSLATINGFQKVDELAILDINNNRFLERINTNVKRVTKELRVHANAKELELELPELKSARNITVRDTSSIELPKLEKVDNSLEFIENQVSKLFLSNLKSIGGTLGIMQNSLLSSLDLGNVTDINGGLVIANNTHLEKIDFLQKLKQIGGAIYFEGRFQDTDFPELKLVKGSAFIKSNSVILDCNKWITPLNGRAIIRGGKLLCISGRKQKTQNISQDGKVLDESEAGSNDQNNKDNSKSKNGVFSKITSSGSSIFDNLNMVWIFGITWVFCLLSVFHLG, encoded by the coding sequence ATGAAATACGAATTAGCTTTTCTACTTCCTTTATTTGTGGCAAGTACGTTTGCAAAGTTAAACATTCAAGGACAGCAACCATCTGTCGCAGAAGAGTTTAGCGCCTTCGGCGGCGGTAAAGGTCCTAGGCTTCCTCACAATGTAAGACCCCATGGAAATTTCCTCAATAACAGGAGGGATCTTTCAGAACTGTGTAGGAAAGACCACCATATTATTGAAGCATCCGGTGATTTGCATATATTGGGAATCGAATGTGGAAACATTTCTGGTAGCATTACATTTAGCAATTATGAGGATTCCGTCATTGATTTTGGTGATTTAGAAAgtattggtggtggtttAATTATTGAGGGCTCTTCCTCAGTAGTTAAGATTCAAGGtagaaaattgaaaaaagtagGTGGTGtttttttcatcaagaaTTTAACATCTTTAGTTGCCATTGAATTACCTCTATTGAAATATATTAATGCCATTGAATGGAAAGTGGTCCCCATTTTAACCAATGCTCGTTTAGATGATCATGTGGAAGGGTTGACTAGTATTACAATTTCAGATTCCTCCTTGGCTACAATTAAtggatttcaaaaagttGATGAGTTAGCAATTTTGGATATCAATAATAACAGATTCCTGGAACGTATTAATACTAATGTGAAAAGAGTCACCAAAGAACTTCGAGTTCATGCTAATGCcaaagaattagaattagaactacctgaattgaaatctgcGAGAAACATTACTGTTAGAGATACTTCTTCTATTGAATTACCTAAGCTTGAAAAAGTGGATAATTCATTagaatttattgaaaatCAAGTCTCGAAATTGTTTTTATCTAATTTAAAATCCATCGGTGGTACTTTAGGTATAATGCAAAATAGCCTTTTATCAAGCCTTGATTTGGGTAATGTTACCGATATTAATGGTGGTTTGGTAATTGCCAACAATACGCatttagaaaaaattgattttttacAAAAGCTAAAGCAGATTGGTGGTGCCATTTATTTTGAAGGTAGATTTCAAGATACCGACTTCCCAGAATTGAAGTTAGTTAAGGGTAGTGCGTTTATTAAATCTAATTCTGTTATATTAGATTGTAACAAATGGATTACCCCGTTAAATGGACGTGCCATTATTAGAGGTGGTAAACTATTGTGCATTTCTGGTCGTAAGCAAAAGACTCAAAATATTAGtcaagatggtaaagtCCTAGATGAGAGTGAGGCAGGTAGTAATGACCAGAATAATAAAGATAATAGTAAAAGCAAAAATGGTGTCTTTTCTAAGATTACAAGTTCTGGTAGTTCGATTTTTGACAATTTAAACATGGTTTGGATCTTTGGTATTACTTGGGTATTTTGTCTACTATCCGTTTTCCATCTGGGATAA
- the SPS1 gene encoding putative serine/threonine protein kinase SPS1 (similar to uniprot|P08458 Saccharomyces cerevisiae YDR523C SPS1 dispensable for mitosis involved in middle/late stage of meiosis required for spore wall formation serine/threonine kinase homologous to Ste20p expressed in middle/late meiosis), which yields MAENPCGSLDPSNTYIIQQCVGRGNFGDVYKACDKVEGKVVAVKVVNLEHSEEDIDLLAQEIFFLAELRSPFITNYITTLTEDVSMWIVMEYCGGGSCADLIKHIYINGMPEKKVAFITSQVLRGLVYLHEQKKIHRDIKAANILLTDEGTVKLGDFGVSGQIRATLKRGTFVGTPYWMAPEVVSKENDGYDEKADIWSLGITVYELLKGAPPLSKCDPMKVMINLPKRKPPALHGHYSHSAKNFVSSCLVKNPVGRASAYEMVEHNFVNQLAVPNLKEDVEYLKIKKSNDNYSRSPKYSLENRLYDGSAPNFTWDFETIRSMRKPNLGSALLSTAQLTPDPSPSPLSSNMHSPYQQVEGITPITHATTPSFRQYNNKDNNYDVESPMEIDLDSPSMAEEIRSKGLDYHKNVIFHCFRRMHDRAHDDETKVYVNEMLKNFAYTESKVAGFSEVFIEEVALRLDSIKNFLAK from the coding sequence ATGGCAGAGAATCCTTGTGGAAGTTTAGATCCTTCGAATACTTATATTATTCAGCAATGTGTTGGCAGAGGTAATTTTGGTGATGTTTATAAGGCGTGTGACAAAGTCGAAGGCAAAGTAGTTGCCGTTAAAGTGGTGAATTTAGAACACTCTGAAGAGGATATCGACCTTTTAGCTCAAGAgattttcttcttggcaGAATTGAGATCTCCTTTTATCACAAACTACATTACTACTTTAACTGAAGATGTTTCCATGTGGATTGTTATGGAATATTGCGGCGGTGGATCTTGCGCAGATTTAATCAAACATATTTATATCAATGGTATGCCAGAGAAGAAAGTTGCATTTATAACTTCACAAGTCCTCAGAGGGTTAGTCTATTTACACGAACAAAAAAAGATTCATCGTGATATTAAAGCTGCTAACATTCTTTTAACCGACGAAGGTACGGTTAAATTAGGCGATTTTGGTGTTTCCGGTCAAATCAGAGcaactttgaaaagaggTACATTCGTGGGAACACCATATTGGATGGCACCAGAAGTCGTTAgtaaagaaaatgatggatatgatgaaaaagCCGATATCTGGTCATTAGGTATAACCGTTTATGAATTACTAAAAGGAGCACCGCCATTATCTAAATGTGATCCTATGAAGGTTATGATTAATCTACCCAAGAGGAAACCACCTGCATTACATGGTCATTATTCTCATTCTGCAAAAAACTTCGTGTCTTCGTGCTTGGTGAAAAATCCTGTGGGGAGAGCGTCTGCATATGAAATGGTTGAACATAATTTTGTGAATCAATTAGCTGTTCCCAATTTAAAAGAAGATGTGGAGTatttaaaaattaaaaaatcaaatgATAACTATTCGCGCTCTcccaaatattctttagAGAATAGACTTTACGATGGATCTGCTCCTAACTTTACTTGGGATTTTGAAACTATAAGATCGATGAGGAAACCCAATCTAGGGTCTGCTTTATTGAGTACAGCTCAATTGACACCTGATCCTTCACCGAGTCCCTTATCTTCTAATATGCATAGCCCTTACCAACAAGTAGAAGGAATAACCCCAATTACACATGCTACTACACCTTCATTTAGAcaatataataataaggaTAACAATTACGACGTGGAATCTCCAATGGAAATTGATTTGGACTCCCCCAGTATGGCAGAAGAAATTAGGAGTAAAGGTTTAGACTATCATAAAAACGTAATTTTCCATTGCTTTAGAAGAATGCACGATCGTGctcatgatgatgaaacaAAAGTTTACGTAAATgagatgttgaaaaattttgcatATACAGAGTCTAAGGTCGCTGGATTCAGTGAAGTTTTCATCGAAGAAGTTGCATTGAGATTAGATTCtataaaaaattttttaGCCAAGTAG
- the AGE1 gene encoding GTPase-activating protein AGE1 (weakly similar to uniprot|Q04412 Saccharomyces cerevisiae YDR524C AGE1), translating into MRRLREGLLQVRNHHKSDDGFQLQLCSLGEHEFRIGGNSVVMENAHIRKTTSRTLDVEDYDMHSRFTLQLPTEKELNSWLDELKRVAGSTFTNKKATVPNKRPAPIHRSMTLTALNGGNNNSREKRNSVMNETPVVGGNSKPITLVELVRKQNCSNCNCCECNSNQSVEWISVNLLCVVCIKCSGVHRSLGSHISKIRSLTLDNFTSPEVLHLLRYKVSNANVNSVYESNLPVGSKIKPFASDVERSQFITEKYKNKAWVDDITTDINQSFKELIKAIHLNSIYMLQRCLAQSKLGLREIVQRKTPPDEELPTIFQYSLKHHDMVHGRPLYYITEFLLLNGLPVDEIPLDCLNSDHPMYRYWKKRFETYGTYHWSPQGKSVGRTNSGITSISSSNSISSNDKNANNKRWSLNAMPTTAQVIMAPTNLLTVHKSLRLSRRGHSSGNN; encoded by the coding sequence ATGCGAAGACTTCGTGAGGGTCTTCTTCAAGTAAGAAATCATCACAAGTCTGACGACGGATTCCAGCTGCAATTGTGTTCCCTTGGTGAACatgaatttagaattgGTGGAAATTCCGTTGTCATGGAAAATGCACATATTAGAAAGACAACTTCGAGAACATTAGACGTTGAAGACTACGACATGCATTCAAGGTTCACGCTACAATTGCCAACTGAAAAGGAGTTGAATTCATGGCTTGATGAGCTAAAGAGAGTGGCTGGATCCACTTTTACAAATAAGAAGGCTACTGTACCGAATAAGAGACCAGCACCAATACATCGATCAATGACACTTACAGCGCTAAAcggtggtaataataacagtagagaaaaaagaaattcggTTATGAATGAAACTCCGGTGGTTGGAGGCAACAGTAAGCCAATAACTTTGGTGGAATTAGTGAGAAAACAGAATTGTTCGAATTGCAACTGTTGTGAATGTAATAGTAATCAGTCAGTGGAATGGATTTCAGTAAATCTGTTGTGTGTCGTTTGTATTAAATGCTCGGGGGTTCATCGGTCATTAGGTTCACACATTTCAAAAATAAGATCACTGACattggataattttacGTCGCCTGAAGTCTTACATTTGTTACGATATAAAGTTTCCAATGCGAACGTGAACAGTGTTTATGAATCGAACTTACCAGTTGGTAGCAAGATAAAACCCTTTGCATCTGACGTGGAAAGATCGCAATTTATCACGGAGAAGTATAAAAATAAGGCTTGGGTTGATGACATTACTACAGATATCAATCAGTCCTTCAAAGAGTTGATTAAAGCGATCCATTTGAACAGCATTTACATGTTACAAAGATGTTTGGCCCAATCGAAACTTGGGTTAAGGGAAATCgttcaaagaaaaacacCGCCTGATGAGGAACTGCCAACAATTTTCCAGTACTCACTGAAGCATCATGACATGGTTCATGGTCGTCCTCTGTATTATATTACTGAATTTCTGCTGTTAAATGGGTTACCGGTTGACGAGATCCCGTTAGATTGTTTAAATTCAGATCATCCAATGTATAGAtattggaagaaaagattCGAAACTTACGGAACTTACCACTGGAGTCCGCAAGGTAAAAGTGTTGGTAGAACTAATAGTGGTATAActtccatttcatcttcaaattcgaTTTCGtctaatgataaaaatgcaaataaCAAAAGATGGAGTTTAAATGCAATGCCAACGACAGCTCAAGTTATTATGGCACCTACGAATCTATTGACGGTGCATAAATCCTTGAGACTATCAAGGAGAGGTCATAGTAGTGGGAATAATTGA
- a CDS encoding uncharacterized protein (some similarities with uniprot|Q3E6R4 Saccharomyces cerevisiae YDR524C-B), translating into MRKEKRKKKFSQIRVYKRRKKISFSRQISSLCHFLFSVTPSIENKHYPYNNILKMQFQNLVALFASVAAVQAVSNSTVVGGSNSTAVGASNGTVAGGHNGTGAAAGASNSSGGAHSKISTGGANSNALNAGMFGAAVAAGVAFLF; encoded by the coding sequence atgagaaaagagaaaagaaaaaaaaaattttctcAGATCCGCGTATAtaaaaggagaaagaagattAGTTTTTCGAGGCAGATTTCTTCTCTGTGTCACTTCCTCTTTTCTGTTACACCTTCCATAGAAAACAAACACTATCCATACAACAATATattaaaaatgcaattcCAAAACCTAGTTGCTCTATTTGCTTCCGTTGCCGCTGTCCAAGCTGTTTCCAACTCTACTGTTGTCGGTGGTTCCAACTCTACCGCTGTCGGTGCTTCTAACGGTACCGTCGCTGGTGGTCACAACGGTACCGGTGCCGCTGCTGGTGCCTCCAACTCCTCTGGTGGTGCTCACTCCAAGATCTCCACCGGTGGTGCTAACTCCAACGCTTTGAACGCTGGTATGTTCGGTGCTGCTGTTGCAGCCGGTGTTGCTTTCTTGTTCTAA
- the DCG1 gene encoding Dcg1p (similar to uniprot|P32460 Saccharomyces cerevisiae YIR030C DCG1 Protein of unknown function expression is sensitive to nitrogen catabolite repression and regulated by Dal80p contains transmembrane domain), with amino-acid sequence MKILVINPNSSESMTRSVAEALGGNCNANGINYDVVFATGPKDSPPEINDERTAVQSAESCWKVLGDSRNPLHYANYQGIVIACFSDHPLVKMIQQQESGPPVCSLLRPSVFYLDLFGGGAGGNKPPFSIITSSKEWVEPLDLSLHRMVAPEQRSSWRPTVAAQVNPLGLSGEADHVARVIRDENYGEYGSKTVILGCAGYCGIRDQLQSLVPSEVTLIEPCKVAVEFVVAAAKINDREVCKVGDLQ; translated from the coding sequence ATGAAAATTCTGGTTATTAACCCCAATAGCTCCGAATCTATGACCCGGTCGGTGGCGGAAGCCCTGGGCGGCAACTGCAACGCCAATGGCATCAATTACGACGTTGTGTTCGCCACAGGTCCAAAGGATTCTCCGCCAGAAATCAATGATGAGAGAACGGCTGTGCAAAGTGCGGAGAGCTGCTGGAAGGTGTTGGGAGATTCGAGAAACCCCTTACATTACGCTAACTATCAAGGTATTGTAATTGCTTGTTTCTCCGATCATCCTCTGGTTAAGATGATTCAGCAGCAAGAATCTGGCCCACCAGTTTGTTCATTGTTAAGGCCATCTGTGTTTTATTTAGATTTATTCGGAGGCGGCGCGGGGGGAAACAAGCCCCCCTTTTCTATTATTACTTCTTCGAAAGAGTGGGTGGAGCCGCTTGATCTTTCTCTGCATAGGATGGTGGCACCGGAACAACGTAGTAGTTGGCGCCCCACGGTAGCCGCCCAAGTTAATCCACTCGGTTTGTCAGGGGAGGCAGACCATGTAGCCCGTGTCATTAGAGACGAGAACTACGGAGAGTACGGCAGCAAGACAGTTATACTAGGTTGTGCGGGTTACTGCGGTATTAGGGACCAACTACAGTCGTTAGTACCAAGTGAAGTTACATTGATAGAACCTTGTAAAGTAGCTGTCGAATTCGTGGTAGCAGCTGCTAAGATTAATGACAGGGAGGTTTGCAAGGTCGGTGATCTACAATGA